The Stenotrophomonas rhizophila genome has a window encoding:
- a CDS encoding flagellin: MAQVINTNVMSLNAQRNLSTSGSSLATTIQRLSSGLRINSAKDDAAGLAISERFSTQIRGLDVAVRNANDGISLAQTAEGAMVEIGNNLQRIRELSVQSANATNSDSDREALNAEVKQLTSEIDRVSRQTNFNGTKLLDGSFSGALFQVGADSGQTIGINSIVNASASALGGAKFDKNTFTVAAPGTNAAATIKGMEIKGADGKSYKLDDIEVKAGVDAAATQKATASAIAAAINAKMDQTGVYASVDAATAGKLDLTSVQNNVADDGTFNAIAVTMGTWTGATAPTAPTPTADATGLTAQFASNLNISTFTGAQQALSIVDKALTAVNSSRADMGAIQNRFTSTIANLGTTSENLSASRSRIRDTDYAKETAELTRTQILQQAGTAMLAQANQSPSSVMSLLQG; encoded by the coding sequence ATGGCACAAGTCATCAACACCAATGTGATGTCGCTGAACGCACAGCGCAATCTGTCGACCAGCGGTTCCAGCCTGGCTACCACCATCCAGCGCCTGTCCTCGGGCCTGCGCATCAACAGCGCCAAGGACGACGCCGCCGGCTTGGCGATCTCCGAGCGCTTCAGCACCCAGATCCGCGGCCTGGATGTTGCGGTGCGCAACGCCAACGACGGCATCTCGCTGGCCCAGACCGCCGAAGGCGCGATGGTCGAAATCGGCAACAACCTGCAGCGTATCCGCGAACTGTCGGTGCAGTCGGCCAACGCCACCAACTCTGACAGCGACCGTGAAGCGCTGAACGCCGAAGTGAAGCAGCTGACCTCGGAAATCGACCGCGTTTCCCGCCAGACCAACTTCAACGGCACCAAGCTGCTGGACGGTTCGTTCTCCGGCGCCCTGTTCCAGGTCGGTGCGGATTCGGGCCAGACCATCGGCATCAACAGCATCGTCAACGCCAGCGCCAGCGCACTGGGCGGCGCCAAGTTCGACAAGAACACCTTCACCGTCGCCGCCCCGGGCACCAATGCCGCCGCGACCATCAAGGGCATGGAAATCAAGGGTGCCGACGGCAAGTCGTACAAGCTGGACGACATCGAAGTGAAGGCCGGCGTCGACGCCGCCGCCACCCAGAAGGCCACCGCCTCCGCCATCGCCGCCGCGATCAACGCCAAGATGGACCAGACCGGCGTCTATGCCTCGGTCGATGCCGCCACCGCCGGCAAGCTGGACCTGACCTCGGTGCAGAACAACGTCGCCGACGACGGCACCTTCAATGCCATCGCCGTGACCATGGGCACCTGGACCGGCGCCACCGCACCGACCGCGCCGACCCCGACCGCCGACGCCACCGGCCTGACCGCGCAGTTCGCCAGCAACCTGAACATCTCCACCTTCACCGGTGCGCAGCAGGCCCTGTCGATCGTCGACAAGGCGCTGACCGCAGTCAACTCCTCGCGTGCCGACATGGGTGCGATCCAGAACCGCTTCACCTCCACCATCGCCAACCTCGGCACCACCTCGGAAAACCTGTCGGCCTCGCGCAGCCGTATCCGCGATACCGACTACGCCAAGGAAACCGCCGAGCTGACCCGCACGCAGATCCTGCAGCAGGCCGGCACCGCGATGCTGGCCCAGGCCAACCAGTCGCCCTCGAGCGTGATGAGCCTGCTGCAGGGCTGA
- a CDS encoding flagellin, producing the protein MAQVINTNVMSLNAQRNLSTSGSSLATTIQRLSSGLRINSAKDDAAGLAISERFSTQIRGLDVAVRNANDGISLAQTAEGAMVEIGNNLQRIRELSVQSANATNSDSDREALNAEVNQLVSEIDRVSRQTNFNGTKLLDGSFSGALFQIGADSGQTIGINSIVNSSTSELGNGLYAAKQTSTAAALTGTATAAGTVSDMEINGVAIAAVDVAVGDKAADVSKKVVNAINDKMDQTGVYASLDKDGKLELTSLKSGKDFEFTTATTDATGLTVAMAGIGATADADARDTVSGVDISSVAGAQKALSIVDDALKAVNSSRADMGAIQNRFTSTIANLNTTSENLSASRSRIRDTDYAKETAELTRTQILQQAGTAMLAQANQSPSSVMSLLNG; encoded by the coding sequence ATGGCACAAGTAATCAATACCAACGTGATGTCGCTGAATGCTCAGCGCAATCTGTCGACCAGCGGTTCCAGCCTGGCTACCACGATCCAGCGCCTGTCCTCGGGCCTGCGCATCAACAGCGCCAAGGACGACGCGGCCGGCCTGGCCATCTCCGAACGCTTCAGCACCCAGATCCGCGGCCTGGACGTGGCCGTGCGCAATGCCAACGACGGCATCTCGCTGGCCCAGACCGCCGAAGGCGCGATGGTGGAAATCGGCAACAACCTGCAGCGTATCCGCGAACTGTCGGTGCAGTCGGCCAACGCCACCAACTCCGACAGCGACCGTGAAGCGCTGAACGCCGAAGTCAACCAGCTGGTCTCGGAAATCGACCGCGTCTCCCGCCAGACCAACTTCAACGGCACCAAGCTGCTGGACGGTTCGTTCTCCGGCGCGCTGTTCCAGATCGGCGCCGATTCGGGCCAGACCATCGGCATCAACAGCATCGTCAACTCCAGCACCTCGGAGCTGGGCAACGGCCTGTACGCCGCCAAGCAGACCTCGACCGCAGCTGCCCTGACCGGCACCGCGACGGCCGCGGGCACTGTCAGCGACATGGAAATCAATGGCGTTGCCATTGCTGCCGTGGACGTTGCCGTGGGCGACAAGGCCGCCGACGTCAGCAAGAAGGTGGTCAATGCCATCAACGACAAGATGGACCAGACCGGCGTGTACGCCTCGCTGGACAAGGACGGCAAGCTGGAACTGACCTCGCTGAAGTCGGGCAAGGATTTCGAGTTCACCACCGCCACCACCGATGCCACCGGCCTGACCGTGGCCATGGCCGGCATTGGCGCCACCGCCGATGCGGACGCCCGTGACACCGTCAGCGGCGTGGACATCTCCTCGGTCGCCGGCGCCCAGAAGGCCCTGTCGATCGTGGACGACGCCCTGAAGGCGGTGAACTCCTCGCGTGCCGACATGGGTGCGATCCAGAACCGCTTCACCTCCACCATCGCCAACCTGAACACCACCTCGGAAAACCTGTCGGCCTCGCGCAGCCGTATCCGCGACACCGACTACGCCAAGGAAACCGCCGAACTGACCCGCACGCAGATCCTGCAGCAGGCCGGCACCGCGATGCTGGCCCAGGCCAACCAGTCGCCCTCGAGCGTCATGAGCCTGCTGAACGGCTGA
- the flgL gene encoding flagellar hook-associated protein FlgL: MNNRISTGMMFNQSISMMMAKQSKMNHLEQQLATGKKLVSAKDDPVAAGTAVGLDRAVAELDRFARNGDVVENRLGLQENALAQAGEMMAHITELTIQANNPALSAADLKSIASELKSVRDGLLSLANSTDGTGRYLFGGTDDADAPFKLSNGVVTYNGDQTQRQVEVAPDTFVKDALPGSEIFLRIRTGDGTLDGSAAGTNTGTGVLTTFGRDPASGNWDGASYTLRFTGPDAYEVVDATNTVVKTGAFKAGEDITFEGVSMRIEGEPKAGDSFGIGAADARDIFSTLDGMINALDNAADDPTAVARQQNILQAGIRDVARASEKFIDARAAGGAQLKAIDDAGALRDANGVTLKTTLSAMRDLDYAEAIGQYQLEQISLQAAQTIFTQMQQMSLFNAIR; this comes from the coding sequence ATGAACAACCGAATCTCCACCGGGATGATGTTCAACCAGTCCATCTCGATGATGATGGCCAAGCAGAGCAAGATGAACCACCTGGAGCAGCAGCTGGCCACCGGCAAGAAGCTGGTCAGCGCCAAGGACGACCCGGTCGCCGCGGGCACCGCGGTCGGCCTGGACCGCGCCGTGGCCGAGCTGGACCGCTTCGCCCGCAATGGCGACGTGGTGGAAAACCGCCTGGGCCTGCAGGAAAACGCACTGGCACAGGCCGGCGAAATGATGGCCCATATCACCGAGCTGACCATCCAGGCCAACAACCCGGCACTGTCGGCGGCCGACCTGAAGTCGATCGCCTCGGAACTGAAGAGCGTGCGCGACGGCCTGCTGTCGCTGGCCAATTCCACCGACGGCACCGGCCGCTACCTGTTCGGTGGTACCGACGACGCCGATGCGCCCTTCAAGCTCAGCAATGGCGTGGTCACTTACAACGGCGACCAGACCCAGCGCCAGGTGGAAGTGGCCCCGGACACCTTCGTCAAGGACGCCCTGCCCGGCAGCGAGATCTTCCTGCGCATCCGCACCGGCGATGGCACCCTGGACGGCAGCGCGGCCGGCACCAACACCGGCACCGGCGTGCTCACCACCTTTGGCCGCGACCCGGCTTCCGGCAACTGGGATGGGGCCAGCTACACCCTGCGCTTCACCGGCCCGGACGCCTATGAAGTGGTGGATGCAACCAATACCGTGGTCAAGACCGGCGCCTTCAAGGCCGGGGAAGACATCACGTTCGAAGGCGTTTCCATGCGGATCGAAGGCGAACCCAAGGCCGGCGACAGCTTCGGCATCGGCGCCGCCGACGCCCGCGACATCTTCTCCACCCTGGACGGCATGATCAACGCACTGGACAACGCCGCCGACGATCCGACTGCCGTGGCCCGCCAGCAGAACATCCTGCAGGCCGGCATCCGTGACGTGGCCCGTGCCTCGGAGAAATTCATCGACGCCCGCGCCGCCGGCGGTGCGCAGCTCAAGGCCATCGACGATGCCGGCGCCCTGCGCGACGCCAACGGCGTGACCCTGAAGACCACCCTGTCGGCCATGCGCGACCTCGACTACGCCGAAGCCATCGGCCAGTACCAGCTGGAACAGATTTCCCTGCAGGCCGCGCAGACCATTTTCACCCAGATGCAGCAGATGTCGCTGTTCAACGCGATCCGCTGA
- the flgK gene encoding flagellar hook-associated protein FlgK — MSVLSTGTSALLAFQRALATTSHNVANINTPGYSRQKVDFATASPQNLGYGDIGNGTRITDVRRVADQLAISRLLDSSGELARLKQLSTLADRVDSLFSDTATNVSGVWSNFFDTVSGLSSNASGTADRQNVLDNAGTLASRFKQLNESLNSLNGEVNNGLIAGASEVNRLAAEIAQLNGAIGSNANTAAPDLLDRRDQLVANLIGYTGGTAVIQDGGFMNVYTAGGQAVVVGTTASKVTTVTDPYQPERLQLAMETQGQKITLDPKSLGGQIGGLLEFRDSVLTPTQAELGKLAVGLASTFNDTHHQGVDLYGNMGGDFFNYGSPRVTGNTGNTGTASFSASFGDLSKLDGQNIVLSFDGGAWQATRADTGAAVPMTGTGTAADPLVLNGVEMVMSGTPAQNDRFLLQPTAGVAGTLSVAITDTSRIAAAAPIKAAAGLGNTGTGKVSGVAVSDYTNANLRNPAAIVFTSATEYTIDGTGPFTYTAGQTISANGWSFVLDGAPKVGDSFNISPTPAGSSDNSNALLLAKVEDAKTFNAGTVTLNGALGGLTTLVGSAARAADYSLQAQQVITDQAQASRDSVSGVNLDEEAADMLRLQQAYQAASQLISTADTMFQTILGAVSR, encoded by the coding sequence ATGTCCGTACTTTCCACCGGCACCAGCGCCCTGCTCGCCTTCCAGCGCGCACTGGCCACCACGAGCCATAACGTCGCCAACATCAATACGCCCGGCTACAGCCGGCAGAAGGTGGACTTTGCCACCGCCAGCCCGCAGAACCTGGGCTATGGCGATATCGGCAACGGCACCCGCATCACCGACGTGCGCCGCGTGGCCGACCAGCTGGCGATCTCGCGGCTGCTCGACAGCAGCGGCGAACTGGCGCGGCTGAAGCAGCTGTCCACCCTGGCCGACCGCGTGGATTCACTGTTCTCCGATACCGCCACCAATGTGTCCGGCGTGTGGTCGAACTTCTTCGATACCGTCAGCGGCCTGTCCTCGAATGCCTCGGGCACCGCCGACCGCCAGAACGTGCTGGACAACGCCGGCACTCTGGCCAGCCGCTTCAAGCAGCTCAACGAAAGCCTCAATTCGCTCAATGGCGAGGTCAACAACGGCCTGATCGCCGGCGCCTCCGAAGTGAACCGGCTGGCAGCGGAAATCGCCCAGCTCAACGGCGCCATTGGCAGCAATGCCAATACCGCCGCACCGGACCTGCTCGACCGCCGCGACCAGCTGGTGGCCAACCTGATCGGCTACACCGGCGGCACCGCGGTGATCCAGGACGGCGGCTTCATGAACGTCTATACCGCTGGCGGCCAGGCCGTGGTGGTGGGCACCACCGCCAGCAAGGTGACCACCGTCACCGACCCCTACCAGCCCGAGCGCCTGCAGCTGGCGATGGAAACCCAGGGCCAGAAGATCACCCTGGACCCGAAGAGCCTGGGCGGCCAGATCGGCGGCCTGCTCGAATTCCGCGATTCAGTGCTCACCCCCACCCAGGCCGAGCTGGGCAAGCTCGCCGTGGGCCTGGCCAGCACCTTCAACGACACCCACCACCAGGGCGTTGACCTGTACGGCAACATGGGCGGCGACTTCTTCAACTACGGCAGCCCGCGCGTCACCGGCAACACCGGCAATACCGGCACCGCCAGCTTCAGCGCCAGCTTCGGCGACCTGTCCAAGCTGGACGGCCAGAACATCGTGCTGAGTTTCGATGGCGGTGCGTGGCAGGCCACGCGCGCCGACACCGGTGCGGCCGTGCCGATGACCGGCACCGGCACCGCCGCCGACCCGCTGGTGCTCAACGGCGTGGAAATGGTGATGTCCGGCACCCCGGCACAGAACGACCGCTTCCTGCTGCAGCCCACCGCCGGCGTGGCCGGCACCCTGTCGGTGGCGATCACCGATACCTCGCGCATTGCCGCGGCTGCGCCGATCAAGGCCGCCGCAGGCCTGGGCAACACCGGCACCGGCAAGGTCAGCGGCGTAGCGGTGAGCGACTACACCAACGCCAACCTGCGCAATCCGGCCGCGATCGTGTTCACCAGCGCCACCGAATACACCATCGATGGCACCGGTCCATTCACCTACACCGCGGGCCAGACCATCAGCGCCAACGGCTGGAGCTTCGTGCTCGATGGCGCGCCGAAGGTCGGCGACAGCTTCAACATCAGCCCCACCCCGGCCGGCTCCAGCGACAACAGCAACGCGCTGCTGCTGGCCAAGGTGGAAGACGCCAAGACCTTCAACGCCGGCACGGTCACCCTCAACGGTGCCCTGGGTGGCCTGACCACGCTGGTGGGCTCGGCCGCACGCGCGGCCGACTACTCGCTGCAGGCCCAGCAGGTCATCACCGACCAGGCACAGGCCTCGCGCGACTCGGTGTCCGGGGTCAACCTGGACGAAGAAGCCGCCGACATGCTCCGGCTGCAGCAGGCCTACCAGGCCGCCTCGCAGCTGATTTCCACTGCCGACACCATGTTCCAGACCATCCTGGGAGCCGTTTCGCGATGA
- the flgJ gene encoding flagellar assembly peptidoglycan hydrolase FlgJ produces MRIQPSLELNPAQANSPAKVDKVARQLEGQFAQMLVKSMRDASFGDSLLPGENQMFRDMYDQKIAESMTKGRGLGLSAMISRQLGGGGTDAAKPTDTSLNPAAALRAYRLNAPAAAPMALPASGAAPSAPSEVDLLQQLGGQAPSAVLQPMERALDLIAGRESSQMHEAIGRSDPYGAAPATDTSGENWAMADDRWRDVGTTAATTGPSAVDTLAGSTAAAQLGAHTPEGFVASIWGHAQQAARELGVDAKALVAQAALETGWGRKLVQRNGGGSSHNLFGIKASGWNGERATSGTHEYVDGVRRNETASFRAYSSVGDSFADYVKLLKNSPRYQNALQAGGDVRGFAQGLQKAGYATDPSYAAKIAAIAGGPTIERAIAAVGDASQRLGRTFASTASPAGLGAIRR; encoded by the coding sequence ATGCGCATCCAACCGTCACTGGAGCTCAATCCGGCCCAGGCCAACAGCCCGGCCAAGGTCGACAAGGTCGCGCGCCAGCTGGAAGGCCAGTTCGCGCAGATGCTGGTCAAGAGCATGCGCGATGCCAGTTTCGGCGATTCGCTGCTGCCCGGCGAAAACCAGATGTTCCGCGACATGTACGACCAGAAGATCGCCGAATCGATGACCAAGGGCCGTGGCCTGGGGTTGTCGGCGATGATTTCGCGCCAGCTTGGCGGTGGCGGGACCGACGCTGCCAAGCCCACCGACACCAGCCTGAATCCCGCCGCAGCGCTGCGCGCCTACCGGCTCAACGCGCCGGCCGCCGCGCCGATGGCCCTGCCCGCTTCCGGTGCGGCGCCTTCCGCACCAAGCGAAGTCGACCTCCTGCAGCAGCTTGGCGGGCAGGCACCGTCGGCGGTGCTGCAGCCGATGGAGCGTGCGCTGGACCTGATTGCCGGACGTGAAAGCAGCCAGATGCATGAAGCGATCGGCCGCAGCGATCCGTACGGCGCCGCGCCCGCCACCGATACGTCCGGCGAAAACTGGGCAATGGCCGACGACCGTTGGCGCGACGTCGGCACCACCGCCGCCACCACCGGCCCCAGCGCCGTGGACACGCTGGCCGGCAGCACTGCCGCCGCCCAGCTTGGCGCACATACCCCCGAAGGCTTCGTGGCCAGCATCTGGGGCCACGCGCAGCAGGCCGCGCGCGAACTGGGCGTGGACGCCAAGGCGCTGGTCGCCCAGGCCGCGCTGGAAACCGGCTGGGGCCGCAAGCTGGTGCAGCGCAATGGCGGCGGCAGCTCGCACAACCTGTTCGGCATCAAGGCCAGCGGCTGGAATGGCGAGCGCGCCACCAGCGGCACCCACGAGTACGTCGATGGCGTGCGCCGCAATGAAACCGCCAGTTTCCGGGCCTACAGCTCGGTCGGCGACAGCTTTGCCGACTACGTGAAACTGCTCAAGAACAGCCCGCGCTACCAGAACGCGCTGCAGGCCGGCGGCGATGTCCGTGGCTTCGCCCAGGGCCTGCAGAAGGCCGGCTACGCCACCGACCCCAGCTACGCGGCCAAGATCGCCGCGATCGCCGGCGGCCCGACCATCGAGCGCGCCATCGCCGCCGTGGGCGATGCCAGCCAGCGCCTGGGCCGCACCTTTGCCAGCACCGCCAGCCCCGCCGGGCTGGGGGCAATCCGTCGTTGA
- a CDS encoding flagellar basal body P-ring protein FlgI, translating into MKFFLRLVVQPRNAWLYAVVIVASVLGVAAPASAERIKDLAQVGGVRGNALVGYGLVVGLDGSGDRTSQAPFTVQSLKNLLGELGVNVPANVNPQLKNVAAVAIHAELPPFAKPGQPIDITVSSIGNAVSLRGGSLLMAPLRGADGQVYAIAQGNLVVGGFGAQGKDGSRVSVNVPSVGRIPNGATVERALPDVFSAGGEITLNLHKNDFTTVSRMVAALNNAFGDGAARAVDGVTVAVQSPNDPGARIGLLARIENLELTPGTAPAKVVVNSRTGTVVIGAQVRVGAAAISHGSLTVTINENTNVSQPNAFAGGQTVATPQSTITATNDGSRMFKFNGGSTLDEIVHAVNAVGAAPGDLIAILEALKQAGALSAELEVI; encoded by the coding sequence ATGAAATTCTTTCTTCGGTTGGTTGTTCAGCCACGCAACGCGTGGCTCTACGCGGTTGTCATCGTCGCTTCCGTTCTGGGTGTTGCGGCGCCTGCCTCGGCTGAGCGGATCAAGGACCTGGCGCAGGTGGGCGGCGTGCGCGGCAATGCGCTGGTGGGCTACGGCCTGGTGGTCGGCCTGGATGGCAGCGGTGACCGCACCAGCCAGGCCCCCTTCACCGTGCAGAGCCTGAAGAACCTGCTGGGCGAGCTGGGCGTGAACGTGCCGGCCAACGTCAATCCGCAGCTGAAGAACGTGGCTGCCGTGGCGATCCACGCCGAGCTGCCGCCGTTCGCCAAACCGGGCCAGCCGATCGACATCACCGTGTCCTCGATCGGCAACGCGGTGTCGCTGCGTGGCGGTTCCCTGCTGATGGCGCCGCTGCGCGGTGCCGATGGCCAGGTTTACGCCATCGCCCAGGGCAACCTGGTGGTAGGTGGCTTCGGCGCACAGGGCAAGGATGGCTCGCGGGTATCGGTCAACGTGCCCAGCGTCGGCCGCATCCCGAATGGCGCCACGGTCGAACGTGCCCTGCCCGACGTGTTCAGCGCTGGCGGCGAAATCACGCTCAACCTGCACAAGAACGACTTCACCACGGTGTCGCGCATGGTCGCCGCGCTGAACAACGCCTTCGGCGATGGCGCCGCGCGCGCCGTGGACGGCGTCACCGTGGCGGTGCAGTCGCCCAACGACCCGGGCGCGCGCATCGGCCTGCTGGCCCGCATTGAAAACCTGGAACTCACCCCCGGCACCGCGCCGGCCAAGGTGGTGGTCAACTCGCGTACCGGCACCGTGGTCATCGGCGCGCAGGTGCGGGTCGGCGCGGCGGCCATCTCGCACGGTTCGCTGACCGTGACGATCAACGAAAACACCAACGTCAGCCAGCCCAATGCCTTCGCCGGTGGCCAGACCGTGGCCACGCCGCAGTCCACCATCACCGCCACCAACGATGGCAGCCGCATGTTCAAGTTCAACGGCGGCAGCACCCTGGATGAGATCGTGCACGCGGTCAATGCCGTCGGAGCCGCCCCGGGTGACCTGATCGCGATCCTGGAGGCGCTCAAGCAGGCCGGCGCGCTGAGTGCCGAACTCGAGGTGATCTGA
- the flgH gene encoding flagellar basal body L-ring protein FlgH, producing the protein MSPLRPTLRLLLASAVTALLGGCVIAGDVRPYPAMAPVVPVVAPSAPATAGAIYASGPGLQLYSDRRARDVGDLLTITLTESTTAQTTANTSTDKESNLALGTPTLFGAPVTLGGKDILGASATGSRDFTGKGTSAQSNRLQGSVTVTVMQRLPNGNLVVQGAKNLRLNQGDELVQVQGIVRAADIFPDNTIPSSRVADARIVYGGRGPVAQSNAMGWLSRFFNSALVPF; encoded by the coding sequence ATGTCGCCTCTGCGCCCTACCCTTCGCCTGCTGCTCGCCAGCGCCGTGACCGCCCTGCTCGGCGGCTGCGTCATCGCGGGCGATGTACGCCCCTATCCGGCGATGGCGCCGGTCGTGCCCGTGGTCGCGCCCAGCGCGCCGGCCACCGCCGGGGCGATCTACGCCTCGGGCCCCGGCCTGCAGCTGTATTCGGACCGCCGCGCACGTGATGTCGGCGACCTGCTGACCATCACCCTGACCGAAAGCACCACCGCGCAGACCACCGCCAACACCAGTACCGACAAGGAATCCAACCTCGCGCTGGGCACGCCCACGCTGTTCGGTGCGCCGGTGACGCTGGGCGGCAAGGACATCCTGGGCGCCAGCGCGACCGGCTCGCGCGACTTCACCGGCAAGGGCACCAGCGCGCAGAGCAACCGCCTGCAGGGCAGCGTGACCGTGACCGTGATGCAGCGCCTGCCCAATGGCAACCTGGTCGTGCAGGGGGCCAAGAACCTGCGGCTGAACCAGGGCGACGAACTGGTGCAGGTGCAGGGCATCGTGCGCGCGGCGGACATCTTCCCGGACAACACCATTCCCTCCAGCCGCGTGGCCGATGCACGCATCGTGTACGGCGGCCGTGGCCCGGTCGCCCAGTCCAATGCGATGGGCTGGCTGAGTCGTTTCTTCAACTCGGCGCTGGTGCCGTTCTGA
- the flgG gene encoding flagellar basal-body rod protein FlgG has product MNQALWIAKTGLDAQQTRMSVVSNNLANTNTTGFKQDRASFEDLLYQQVRQPGGSSSAQTQLPTGLQLGTGVRVVATSKNFEQGSQQQTGRALDVMVNGRGFFEVQMPDGSSAYTRDGSFQRNQQGELVTNSGYPVQPGIQIPEGAQSLTIGTDGTISVKMADDAASVEIGALTLTDFVNPAGLQARGENLFLETTASGPAQNGNPGLNGLGSVVQGALEGSNVNVVEELVSMIETQRAYEMNAKAISTTDSMLGYLNNNV; this is encoded by the coding sequence ATGAACCAGGCATTGTGGATCGCCAAGACCGGACTGGATGCGCAGCAGACGCGCATGTCGGTGGTTTCCAACAACCTCGCCAACACCAACACCACCGGCTTCAAGCAGGACCGTGCCAGCTTCGAAGACCTGCTGTACCAGCAGGTGCGCCAGCCCGGCGGTTCCTCTTCGGCACAGACGCAGCTGCCCACCGGCCTGCAGCTGGGTACCGGCGTGCGCGTGGTGGCCACCTCCAAGAACTTCGAACAGGGCAGCCAGCAGCAGACCGGCCGCGCCCTGGACGTGATGGTGAACGGTCGCGGCTTCTTCGAAGTGCAGATGCCCGATGGTTCGTCGGCGTATACCCGCGACGGCTCGTTCCAGCGCAACCAGCAGGGCGAACTGGTCACCAACAGCGGCTACCCGGTGCAGCCGGGCATCCAGATTCCCGAGGGCGCGCAGTCGCTCACCATCGGCACCGACGGCACCATCAGCGTGAAGATGGCCGACGACGCCGCCTCGGTCGAAATCGGCGCGCTGACCCTTACCGACTTCGTCAATCCGGCCGGCCTGCAGGCACGCGGTGAAAACCTGTTCCTGGAAACCACCGCCTCGGGCCCCGCACAGAACGGCAACCCTGGCCTGAACGGCCTGGGCAGCGTGGTGCAGGGTGCGCTGGAAGGCAGCAACGTCAACGTGGTCGAAGAGCTGGTGTCGATGATCGAAACCCAGCGCGCCTACGAAATGAACGCCAAGGCGATCTCCACTACCGACTCCATGCTCGGCTACCTCAACAACAACGTCTGA
- a CDS encoding flagellar basal body rod protein FlgF translates to MDKALYVAMTGARASLQAQGTLSHNLANTDTPGFKEALANTEAFPIKGAGYASRVDALHVDAGFNRRQGAQHITGNALDLSLDAGNWLAVQAPTGGGEAYTRGASLSITPNGQLVTAGGHPVLDENGAPIAIPPHQAMDIGNDGTISIIPQGEGPQTMAVIGRLRVVAAEDARLERGLDGLMRNTDPQQPFVQAQGKSLDSGQLEGSNVDAAGALVQMIQLQRQYEMQVKVIKHGDENARSANSLLRLGS, encoded by the coding sequence ATGGACAAGGCGCTCTACGTCGCGATGACCGGTGCACGTGCGTCCCTGCAGGCGCAGGGGACGCTGTCGCACAACCTGGCCAACACCGATACGCCTGGATTCAAGGAAGCCCTCGCCAATACCGAGGCCTTCCCGATCAAGGGTGCCGGCTACGCCTCGCGCGTGGATGCCCTGCACGTGGACGCCGGCTTCAACCGGCGCCAGGGCGCGCAGCACATCACCGGCAACGCGCTGGACCTGTCGCTGGACGCAGGCAACTGGCTGGCGGTGCAGGCGCCGACCGGGGGCGGTGAGGCCTATACCCGCGGTGCATCGCTGTCGATCACGCCCAATGGCCAGCTGGTGACCGCCGGCGGCCATCCGGTGCTGGACGAGAACGGCGCGCCGATCGCGATTCCGCCGCACCAGGCGATGGACATCGGCAACGACGGCACCATCTCGATCATCCCGCAGGGCGAAGGCCCGCAGACCATGGCGGTGATCGGCCGCCTGCGCGTGGTCGCCGCCGAGGATGCGCGGCTGGAGCGCGGGCTGGACGGGTTGATGCGCAACACCGACCCGCAGCAGCCGTTCGTGCAGGCCCAGGGCAAGTCGCTGGACAGTGGCCAGCTCGAAGGCAGCAACGTGGATGCCGCCGGCGCGCTGGTGCAGATGATCCAGCTGCAGAGGCAATACGAAATGCAGGTGAAGGTGATCAAGCACGGCGATGAAAACGCCCGCAGCGCCAACTCCCTGCTGCGCCTGGGCAGCTGA